CCTCAGTTCGTCCTATGGGCTGGAATTTAACACCTTTAACGTCATTTGCGACCAAAAAAAACAGGCGCTGGGCATAAAGTGTGGTGAACAAATCCTGGGTTTCATCAACCATACAGATTTTGTAGAGTAAACCCCAAGTTGGATGGTTTATGTAAGTTTCTGCGTTTTCTGGATTCATTTAAGAGTCAAGGTGTAGTCAAGGTGGGAGTATATATATCTTTTCGCAGTGAATTACAAACATTCAGACGATAATACCAACATTCGTCAGAATATTTGCTTAAAATGCAAAACTGCGGTTACGAAGACCTTGATCTAGTTTCTAATTGGCAGATGAAGCTAGTGGTAGTGAAGCGAAATGGTACAACAGAAGCCGCAAAGCGTGGATTCAGAGAGTAGAGGCTGGTTGAGAAACATCACCATCTGCTTTGGTGACTTCAATTTACCAATTTGTAAGGACAAGGTACAATATAGTCCCGATCTTCTTGTTAAAAGTTCGACGTAGCAAGGGAAAACACCCTTTGAAGCTCCCAACGGCAACAGCGAACTTTTCAACTTCTTTCCATACTGCCACAACTATTGCTAAATGGCACAAAATAGCTAATCTTAAGTGGGAAGTGGGAATTGGGGACTTAAAAAGAAAACTATTCCCATTCCCTATTCAGCGCTGTCAATTGTGCCTGGGCTATGTGCAGAGATTCATACCATTCTTTATTCAGGATCGTTGTCTGCGACGATTCCCGCACCCACTTGCATCACTGGCAGCTAGCCAAAAACTTTTTGTACGCGATTTAAAACAGCAAAATAATCTGATTCATATTAAAAATCTACAGAAAATGGTATGGGATCAATTTTCTGGCGAGATAACTGTTCAATTTTCCATACCACATCGTAGTCTAGACAACCTAATCAAGCGCCTGTGAAGGGGAGATGGGAAAGTAAAGCCGTGTGCAACTTTCTTCCAAACCTAACCCCCAGCCTCCTTCCCTACTAGCGTTGGGGAGCAAGAATCAAAGCCTCCCTATGGGGGAGCAATACTTTTCGGATAAACCCAACCATCTCTCTTTTGGGCTGGAGAAAGGTTACTGGGCTTGGGGGAAAGGTAAATTCAAACCCTTTCCCTTTACCCCTTACCCCTTACCCAAAAAGTATTGTATGGGAGAAGAATGGAAGTGGGGTTCTAAGAAGAAGTTGCACATCGCGTAAAGTAGGAAAAGAAAATACTACCTTTTACCATTTTCTGGGTGCAAAATTAGACCTGAGTTCCTATAGCTAGCCGTATTCCCCAGAATACAATTAAAGTTGCAATAGCAAGCCAGTCACGCCCTTTGAATCGTAAGTCGTGCCACTGCACTCGATGCTCGTTGGGACTGGTAAAACCCCGCACCATCATTGCATTCGCCATTTGATCGGCTCGTAAGAGCAGATTTTCTAACAATCTCTCTGCGACTGTCATCCAAACTTTGAAGCCTCCTTTCAATCCCAGCTTTTTCCAATTAATTGCCCTTGTCATCACAGAGCGAAATAAGTTCTGCACTTCTTCTAAAACTAGAGGAATAAAGCGCAAGGACAAGGTTAAAGTTAAAGCAATTTCTGTGACAGGCAATTTGAAGCGTCGTAGGGGTTGCATTAAGCTTTCTATGCCAGATGTGATTTCTTCTGGTGCGGTTGTTAGCAGATAGAGGTTGGTGCTGTA
The Nostoc punctiforme PCC 73102 genome window above contains:
- the pipX gene encoding transcriptional coactivator PipX; this translates as MNPENAETYINHPTWGLLYKICMVDETQDLFTTLYAQRLFFLVANDVKGVKFQPIGRTEARMMLENRLRTLRRSGHSQEYDQLQSVFQRTFQ